From Deltaproteobacteria bacterium, the proteins below share one genomic window:
- a CDS encoding glycosyltransferase, with the protein MTENSNTCQYVSPASTISLHQKKREERIRQGEALFQEGKIGEAKALFETLQVEYPDDSEILNNLGVLACEEGKLEEGIGYFEKCMAIAPSNPDTIENIRSLKEAIASMEQPEIDGKNTTAAETTTKEPILIVMEEGIGNMIMLTPAIRAIKKVRPDLPIHILGRYPALEVIEGWDLVDRILTEPDEIIYETVFYTIWSQKNREHHGKYLHAHCRQEGTIAYNDPTLHESEYHMEIARHFGYTGPLPEPFCPVSEVAYPFPEEKPVIGLADTYLSNGAWNRKSWPHYRPLAAELIRQGFSVALFGGKDEADRFRPEEWPEGIIDLQGKYTVAESAQLMKACSIIVVNDSGPAHMAAAVGARTVTLFGATRIDKNRPLGPHVKVMTGNLTCSPCQYTPAWQKCHDWKCMESITTEQILHVIKETAARPGQKKTADILIVGVTDRPESTNTAMQKGFETLGYSVDTYNYRTRAAELGSFERMNQDFLTFLEGKSYGLILFSKINGMAPSCLTAARRHGRTWYWFMDGIDAARALGADRYAACTDFASATCREVTHYFTPANPRSFQIVEGFDPELLSPMKEEKKYDVIFIGNATEKRIRSIEAIQKIVPVTLFGKGWPGNLSANPPVFGKDFRKIISQSKIILNLVHSDIFSDRVIHTLACGGFLLSEYCPDLEQHFRKGKDLEWYRDMEEFQTLISHYLPDTAARKTVAQEGYETVRDGYPWERVCTRVANLGGLHRQSSGQALQPPSPAPSGRTSHKEKVLLVSWHGLGDNVMLTPALRKFKERNPETEITLLGLKRFGKTLRELLSGLPFIDEILPILPDAWNDFTDYGGGVQAVCAEAESYAKENGFDRMILLPTERKPGYRLHKIFRFAEELGVDFEKLEELQTILTVAKEAREKADSFLRGLPKPVVVLHTKAGNSPKTLNPDQVEEVLRRFPDGTILEFGRKSNERSVMIPENDMEFSKALIQRADRIVAIDSVVMHIAGALCRPLTAIFTTTPVQQAVPITMPVEIVGEVNERTRIDQWSHLLDEILRTYPSGEGKSPEQRNTNSPLRFSRIVITGAGHSGTNWITEIVRSSGRYQFTEYMEDRELFRHKELPTGYGTQLATENPGFHWKNLKTLLDRYKDLAVILITRHPIDTCLSKIVRGQLKGGDGPVENIWDYSWDSTLKGSVKSIEGMYDILVRLQQEYPDRVHRLTLEDLITQRETEIDRICSFLQILRTEAMTEAYRNIRNVHQQKRCGKAVDGGQINLYRNLQEAFGGFFHDKKELVAFLCRELQPISEALGYEVIDPCKTGIRRDTRTSTSIVQPPSEVHRSLPFEGSTPSALPV; encoded by the coding sequence ATGACAGAAAATTCGAACACCTGCCAATACGTATCTCCCGCCTCAACGATATCACTTCACCAAAAAAAGAGGGAAGAACGCATACGACAGGGAGAAGCCCTGTTCCAAGAGGGAAAGATCGGTGAGGCAAAGGCACTTTTCGAAACGCTCCAGGTCGAATACCCGGACGATTCGGAGATCCTCAACAATCTTGGGGTCCTCGCCTGCGAAGAAGGAAAATTAGAAGAGGGGATCGGGTATTTCGAAAAATGCATGGCCATCGCCCCCTCGAATCCCGATACGATCGAAAATATACGTTCTCTAAAAGAGGCTATCGCCTCTATGGAGCAACCTGAAATTGACGGGAAAAATACAACAGCGGCCGAGACAACGACGAAAGAGCCGATCCTGATCGTCATGGAAGAGGGGATCGGAAACATGATCATGCTGACACCGGCGATTCGGGCCATAAAAAAAGTCCGGCCCGATCTTCCGATCCATATCCTCGGCCGGTACCCTGCCCTTGAAGTCATAGAAGGATGGGACCTGGTTGACCGGATCCTGACGGAACCGGATGAAATTATTTATGAGACCGTATTCTACACAATCTGGTCACAAAAAAACCGGGAGCACCATGGAAAATATCTTCATGCACATTGCAGGCAGGAAGGAACAATTGCCTACAATGATCCTACTCTCCATGAATCGGAATACCATATGGAGATCGCCCGTCATTTCGGCTACACCGGCCCCTTACCGGAACCTTTCTGTCCTGTTTCCGAGGTCGCATACCCCTTTCCTGAAGAAAAACCGGTGATCGGCCTGGCCGACACCTATCTTTCGAACGGTGCCTGGAACCGAAAAAGCTGGCCCCACTACCGACCCCTTGCCGCCGAACTGATCCGTCAGGGGTTCTCCGTTGCCCTTTTCGGCGGGAAGGACGAAGCGGACCGTTTTCGCCCCGAGGAATGGCCCGAAGGGATCATCGACCTTCAGGGGAAGTACACCGTGGCAGAATCCGCCCAACTCATGAAAGCATGCAGCATAATTGTTGTCAACGACAGCGGCCCCGCCCATATGGCCGCCGCCGTCGGCGCCCGAACCGTTACCCTTTTCGGCGCCACACGGATCGACAAAAACAGACCGCTGGGGCCACATGTGAAAGTCATGACGGGAAACCTTACTTGTAGTCCCTGTCAGTATACCCCCGCATGGCAGAAATGCCACGACTGGAAGTGCATGGAGTCCATTACTACCGAACAGATACTACATGTGATCAAAGAGACCGCCGCCCGGCCCGGACAGAAAAAAACGGCCGACATCCTCATCGTGGGCGTTACCGACCGCCCGGAATCGACGAATACCGCCATGCAAAAAGGATTTGAGACGCTCGGCTACAGCGTGGACACCTACAACTACCGGACGCGGGCCGCCGAACTCGGCTCCTTTGAAAGGATGAATCAGGACTTTCTCACCTTTTTGGAAGGCAAATCCTATGGCTTGATCCTTTTTTCCAAAATCAACGGCATGGCCCCCTCCTGCCTTACCGCCGCTCGGCGGCACGGCAGGACATGGTACTGGTTTATGGACGGGATTGATGCCGCCCGGGCCCTTGGTGCCGACCGCTACGCCGCCTGTACCGACTTCGCCAGCGCCACCTGCCGAGAAGTCACCCACTATTTTACTCCTGCCAATCCACGCTCCTTCCAAATCGTCGAGGGATTCGACCCGGAACTGCTGTCTCCGATGAAAGAAGAAAAGAAGTATGACGTCATTTTTATCGGCAACGCCACGGAAAAACGAATCCGCTCCATCGAAGCGATCCAAAAGATTGTCCCCGTCACTCTTTTCGGAAAGGGATGGCCCGGAAACTTGTCCGCGAACCCCCCAGTCTTCGGAAAAGATTTCCGCAAGATCATCAGCCAATCGAAAATCATTCTCAACCTGGTTCACTCCGACATTTTCTCCGACCGGGTGATTCATACACTCGCCTGCGGGGGATTTCTCCTCTCCGAATATTGCCCCGACCTGGAACAGCACTTCCGAAAAGGGAAAGACCTCGAATGGTATCGCGACATGGAGGAATTCCAGACCCTGATCTCCCATTACCTCCCCGATACGGCAGCGAGAAAAACCGTTGCCCAGGAAGGGTATGAGACGGTACGTGACGGTTATCCCTGGGAGCGGGTCTGCACACGGGTGGCCAATCTCGGCGGATTGCATCGGCAATCTTCCGGACAAGCACTACAGCCCCCCTCCCCTGCACCATCCGGTCGAACCAGCCACAAGGAAAAAGTCCTCCTCGTCTCCTGGCATGGCCTGGGCGACAACGTGATGCTGACACCGGCCCTACGGAAATTCAAGGAGAGGAACCCGGAGACGGAGATCACCCTTCTGGGTCTCAAGCGGTTCGGCAAGACTCTCCGGGAACTCTTAAGCGGACTCCCCTTTATCGACGAAATCCTCCCGATCCTCCCCGATGCATGGAACGACTTTACGGACTACGGCGGCGGAGTTCAGGCCGTCTGCGCCGAGGCCGAATCCTACGCAAAGGAGAACGGATTCGACCGGATGATCCTGCTTCCCACGGAGCGAAAACCGGGATATCGCCTCCATAAGATCTTCCGTTTTGCCGAAGAGCTGGGAGTCGATTTCGAAAAATTAGAGGAATTGCAGACAATCCTTACCGTCGCAAAAGAAGCCCGAGAAAAAGCCGACTCTTTTCTGAGAGGTCTGCCGAAACCGGTGGTGGTTCTTCACACCAAGGCGGGCAACAGCCCCAAGACCCTGAATCCGGATCAGGTCGAAGAGGTGCTCCGCCGCTTCCCCGACGGCACAATCCTCGAATTTGGAAGAAAGAGTAACGAACGGTCCGTCATGATCCCGGAAAATGATATGGAATTCTCCAAAGCCCTGATCCAACGAGCAGACCGGATCGTTGCCATTGACTCCGTTGTCATGCACATTGCAGGAGCTCTGTGCCGCCCCCTGACGGCAATCTTTACAACAACTCCCGTTCAGCAGGCTGTACCGATTACCATGCCTGTTGAAATCGTGGGAGAAGTGAACGAACGAACCCGCATCGACCAATGGTCCCACCTTTTGGATGAAATTCTGCGAACCTATCCGTCAGGAGAAGGCAAATCTCCGGAGCAAAGGAATACAAATTCACCTCTCCGATTCTCACGGATCGTGATCACCGGCGCCGGCCACAGCGGCACCAACTGGATCACCGAAATTGTTCGTTCCTCCGGACGATACCAGTTTACCGAATACATGGAAGACCGGGAACTCTTTCGCCACAAGGAACTCCCCACGGGTTACGGGACACAACTTGCCACGGAGAATCCAGGCTTTCACTGGAAAAATCTGAAGACACTTCTCGACCGTTACAAGGATTTGGCCGTAATTCTGATCACACGCCACCCCATCGACACCTGCCTTTCGAAAATTGTCCGGGGACAACTCAAGGGCGGGGATGGCCCGGTTGAAAATATATGGGATTACTCCTGGGATAGTACCCTGAAAGGATCCGTCAAATCGATTGAAGGGATGTATGACATTCTCGTTCGTCTGCAACAGGAATACCCCGACCGGGTGCATCGATTGACCCTGGAAGATCTCATTACCCAGAGAGAGACGGAAATAGACCGCATCTGCTCCTTCCTTCAGATCCTCAGGACAGAGGCCATGACAGAGGCCTATCGGAACATCCGGAACGTACATCAACAAAAACGTTGCGGAAAAGCCGTTGATGGCGGCCAAATAAATCTTTATCGTAATTTGCAGGAAGCCTTTGGCGGTTTCTTCCATGACAAGAAAGAACTGGTTGCCTTTCTCTGTAGAGAGTTACAACCCATTTCCGAGGCCCTTGGATACGAAGTAATAGATCCCTGCAAGACCGGCATCCGTCGAGACACCCGAACCTCGACATCCATTGTGCAGCCTCCGTCAGAGGTCCACAGGAGCTTGCCGTTCGAGGGCTCTACACCTTCGGCATTGCCTGTTTGA
- a CDS encoding glycosyltransferase, whose product MSAIIFYTHSTPFHPGTILTRGLGGSESALIHMARELARIGHSIHVFCNCDAPGTYDKVIYQNISELPAFFQLSRPDLFVSLRIPQVLAEPIPAQLKWLWAEDSFDQPHIQCLMDPSLVRKIDRVVTVSRWQAETYRRHFRINDEKFYISRNGFHSPFYEGPCTDERPPRLVYSSTPFRGLDVLLNLFPEIRNAVPDAELYIYSSMAVYGVNREEDEKEYGELYRKAEQPGVRLIGTVPQDRLAKELMQSALLAYPNHFAETSCIAAIEAQAAGVPVVTTALGGLNETVRQGETGILIPGDSRTEKYGKQFIGEIVSFLQDREKWRTFSQRARRRAFSEYRWEVIAKEWSHELDRELSAHKAKQAGIGNIGGSKDSISACRNEIARHPDHPEPYHRLGLLYRKAGEPEKALAAFREAISHYVLYDDAYENYRATAEELGITLQRDNLDIVFYTVGNFTPADLGVRAVGGSETALMSMARELARLGRGVIVYNGTQEVSVHEGVEYRNLADFFLLNRWNRIPVFISSRVPMPFRAGVNAERKIFWVHDDCQAEYIRKENLGDLPADEILTVSRWQAETYAEHFRVPRHRFTISRNGIDLFLFPTGEYPRDRNRLLYISRPDRGLSILLDLFPKIREQAPEAELHIFTYTQAQDLESDPEMQPILPKLDQPGVVLRGCVPKEALYNELKKARLLLYPSIWRETSCIAVLEAQAAGLPIVTTPLAALPESVAGGVFVPGNPNSTFYRDRFVEETLRLMRDDTSWRELSERGRAFIRRHHTWAKIASEWDTYLRCSTTRPLLSLCMIVKNEEEVLGRCLKSVAEVVDEIVIVDTGSEDNTCDIAASFGARIIRHNWKDDFSEARNLSLDYARGKWILVLDADEIIAPGDLEKIIETIQNPEVSACSMIQRSYTDDATLLHWKKNDGRYDESRKFSGYIESELIRLFRRRPEIRFRDRIHELVEPSIAEAGLPVERLAIPIHHFGKVRDDDRGIIKGALYRELGEIKMKERPDDPRAAFELAAQMISLKEFAKAIPLLEELVRLKPDSAKPYLLLGTALMELGRNKEAQKRCEEACRIEPESADCTYNLGVVHQRLEQHTKAIDLFRKAIHLQSGHFLAYWSLGFSELITGDSGNAEGHLKESISINPRFASSRNDLAVLYARTGRMELACRELETILDFEPGNEQARQNLEIARAGLHESTGPAIRQNGKISLAVIVKNGEQGLPRCLDSVKDFLDEIVIVDTGSEDKTVEIARRYTDRVYLHPWSDDFSEARNVSINHASSEWILVLDADEWFRPEEAGKLREIVSRAESTITHFYLDRWNLGADGQTGTVMSLPRLFRNHLAGRFEGRIHEQLVIGGKGIHCGLHFLHDGYGRGDDREREKYLRNCRMIEREINADPENPFHYHNLCLSLKALGEEEKAIDAGHRAVDLARAQGVRPRYLVQTCYAAATHHYLKGEMEAARTFAESARTFAPDHPDGWYLLTLIAADQGPWDECIRTGKQFLTVVEKRKDGAVIEPVPVYTQERAHNVMAMIGGAFYRLGNPAEGDAWLIRAIESGRKDLDFIRSIEIFYDAIGETEKAGVIRDGITPPKNEGKNRQKSPNLSLCMIVKNEEEMLAGCLESVQGLVDEIIIIDTGSTDKTVEIARRYTEKIFSHPWADDFSKARNVSIHHATGEWILVLDADEKISAKDHAKIREALNTPGAMAFDLIQRNYTHDRDAFGWRQNRGAYEEEGAFPGHFDVSLTRLFRRNPKIRFVHRVHERVEESLDAASIPHPLLSVPIHHFGKTRGNEFLHRKLEYYLHLAREKQKEDPADSRAGYEIGGTLVELGRTEEALPYLERACRIDPDFREARILLGITLYQLESYERAEQVFASLPPGQEDLPLLRLRGIVSLRLQKGDAAERAFRSALRHDPKNESCRIGLAQAEVLQGKLEDAVTTLEIALRDHPNSPQALNDRGCLALVKGNRQEAERFFRNALNADPGYRDAAVNLDRCAAPAGTEAAEIPKLSVCMMVKNEEEKLPRCLDSIRGYVDELVIVDTGSTDRTVEIARRYTDKIYFHPWEGDFSKARNQALQYAAGDWILQLDADEVVDAADAPRLKTVIQEVPEEITHQDVEILNYDSEGIVNATIHYPRLFRNGMGFHYEGIVHNQIRIEGRRISSGIRIHHYGYALSPGKMEAKRDRTIELLQKQIAADPENPWPHHNLCLSFSMAKMNAKAVEAGEEAYRLARQQGIFPPWLYYGRYVVAATLCADGDYDRAIAVARECMEQNPEHLDSCYLIMLAAYQIDDFPTVREMGDRYLRLLEKYSREGIPADVPLGTLEFKPRALKMLGHASFALGEKERAARLFQDYLQEDMKNPIRYREIGLFYHGQGETETARGHYEKHLTLDPEDTYILKAVADCLTREGDGNNASAYYQKALDLDPSDKEAEYLLEQIRTPAGM is encoded by the coding sequence ATGAGTGCCATTATATTTTATACTCACAGCACCCCCTTCCATCCGGGGACGATCCTCACCCGGGGACTGGGAGGATCGGAGAGCGCCCTGATTCACATGGCCCGGGAACTGGCCCGGATCGGCCACAGCATCCATGTCTTCTGCAACTGCGACGCGCCGGGGACCTACGACAAAGTGATCTATCAAAACATCTCGGAGCTCCCTGCCTTCTTTCAACTTTCCCGTCCCGACCTTTTCGTATCGCTTCGGATTCCTCAGGTCCTGGCCGAACCGATCCCGGCACAGCTCAAATGGCTCTGGGCCGAGGACAGCTTCGATCAGCCCCATATCCAGTGCCTCATGGACCCTTCGCTGGTGCGGAAGATCGACCGGGTCGTCACGGTCAGCCGCTGGCAGGCCGAAACCTACCGACGTCATTTCCGGATCAACGATGAAAAGTTTTACATCAGCCGGAACGGTTTTCACTCCCCCTTCTATGAAGGCCCCTGTACAGACGAACGTCCGCCACGACTGGTCTATTCAAGCACCCCTTTTCGAGGACTCGACGTCCTGCTGAATCTCTTCCCTGAAATCCGGAATGCGGTCCCCGATGCGGAACTTTATATTTACAGCAGTATGGCCGTCTACGGAGTCAATCGTGAAGAAGATGAAAAGGAGTATGGAGAACTCTACCGGAAGGCGGAGCAGCCCGGCGTCCGGCTGATCGGCACGGTTCCCCAGGATCGGTTGGCAAAGGAACTGATGCAATCGGCCCTCCTGGCCTACCCGAACCATTTTGCCGAGACCTCCTGCATCGCCGCCATCGAGGCACAGGCGGCGGGAGTGCCGGTCGTCACCACAGCACTGGGGGGACTCAACGAAACGGTCCGGCAGGGCGAAACGGGGATTCTCATCCCCGGAGACAGCCGGACGGAGAAATACGGAAAACAATTCATCGGAGAAATCGTCTCTTTTCTTCAAGACCGTGAGAAATGGAGAACATTCAGTCAACGCGCCCGGAGGCGGGCCTTTTCCGAATATCGATGGGAGGTGATTGCGAAGGAGTGGAGCCATGAATTAGACAGGGAACTGTCTGCACACAAAGCAAAGCAGGCGGGGATAGGAAATATCGGTGGTTCGAAAGACTCTATCTCCGCCTGCCGAAATGAAATTGCAAGGCATCCCGATCATCCCGAGCCCTATCACCGCCTCGGCCTCCTCTACCGGAAGGCGGGGGAACCGGAGAAGGCCCTCGCCGCCTTCCGGGAGGCAATTTCCCACTACGTTCTCTATGACGACGCCTACGAAAACTACCGGGCCACGGCGGAGGAACTCGGCATCACACTGCAACGGGATAATCTGGATATCGTTTTTTATACCGTGGGGAACTTCACCCCCGCCGACCTGGGGGTCCGGGCCGTAGGCGGCAGTGAAACAGCCCTGATGTCCATGGCGCGGGAGCTTGCCCGTCTCGGAAGGGGGGTCATCGTCTACAACGGTACGCAGGAGGTCTCGGTCCATGAAGGAGTGGAATACCGGAACCTTGCCGACTTCTTCCTTCTGAACCGATGGAACAGGATCCCTGTCTTCATCTCTTCCCGGGTCCCCATGCCGTTCCGGGCCGGGGTCAATGCCGAGCGGAAGATCTTCTGGGTCCATGATGACTGCCAGGCCGAATATATCCGGAAGGAGAATCTCGGAGACCTTCCAGCCGACGAAATCCTCACCGTCAGCCGCTGGCAGGCGGAGACCTATGCCGAGCACTTCCGGGTTCCCCGTCACCGGTTCACGATCTCCCGTAACGGGATCGACCTCTTCCTCTTTCCGACCGGAGAATATCCCCGTGACCGGAACCGGCTCCTCTATATCAGCCGCCCCGACCGGGGCCTTTCCATCCTGCTTGATCTCTTCCCGAAAATTCGGGAGCAGGCGCCGGAAGCGGAACTCCACATCTTCACCTATACCCAGGCGCAGGATCTCGAAAGTGACCCGGAGATGCAGCCGATCCTCCCGAAGCTGGATCAGCCCGGCGTCGTGCTGCGAGGCTGCGTTCCGAAGGAAGCTCTCTATAACGAACTCAAAAAGGCACGGCTTCTTCTCTACCCTTCGATCTGGCGAGAAACCTCCTGTATCGCGGTTTTAGAAGCCCAGGCCGCCGGACTCCCGATCGTCACAACCCCCCTGGCGGCCCTGCCGGAATCGGTGGCCGGAGGGGTCTTCGTCCCCGGCAACCCCAATTCCACCTTTTACCGGGACCGGTTCGTTGAGGAGACCCTTCGACTGATGCGGGACGACACCTCATGGCGGGAACTCTCGGAACGGGGACGGGCCTTCATCAGAAGGCATCACACCTGGGCGAAGATCGCCTCCGAATGGGATACCTACCTGAGATGTTCGACAACCCGGCCCCTGCTTTCTCTCTGCATGATCGTGAAAAACGAAGAGGAGGTACTGGGAAGATGCCTGAAAAGCGTCGCCGAGGTCGTTGACGAGATCGTCATCGTCGATACGGGGTCGGAGGACAACACCTGCGACATCGCCGCCTCCTTCGGCGCCCGGATCATTCGCCATAACTGGAAAGATGACTTCAGCGAGGCCCGGAACCTCTCCCTCGACTATGCCCGGGGGAAATGGATCCTCGTCCTTGATGCCGACGAAATCATTGCACCCGGAGATCTTGAAAAGATTATAGAGACGATTCAAAACCCCGAGGTCTCCGCCTGTTCCATGATACAGAGATCCTACACCGACGATGCGACGCTCCTGCACTGGAAAAAGAACGACGGACGATACGACGAGAGCAGGAAATTTTCAGGCTATATTGAATCCGAATTGATCCGCCTCTTCCGTCGCCGTCCGGAAATTCGGTTTCGGGACCGTATCCACGAACTCGTCGAGCCCTCCATTGCGGAAGCCGGTCTTCCCGTAGAACGCCTGGCAATTCCGATTCATCACTTCGGGAAGGTCCGGGACGATGACCGGGGAATCATCAAAGGAGCACTCTACCGTGAATTGGGAGAAATCAAGATGAAAGAAAGACCGGACGACCCCAGGGCCGCATTCGAACTGGCCGCACAGATGATCTCATTGAAAGAGTTCGCCAAAGCGATTCCCCTCCTGGAAGAACTGGTCCGACTCAAACCGGACTCCGCCAAGCCTTATCTCCTTCTCGGAACCGCACTGATGGAACTCGGCCGAAACAAAGAAGCACAAAAGAGGTGCGAAGAAGCCTGCCGGATAGAGCCGGAAAGCGCTGACTGCACCTATAACCTCGGCGTCGTCCATCAAAGACTGGAGCAGCACACAAAGGCCATCGATCTGTTCCGAAAGGCCATTCACCTCCAATCCGGTCACTTCCTCGCCTACTGGAGTCTCGGCTTCTCCGAACTGATCACCGGGGATTCCGGGAATGCGGAAGGACACCTCAAAGAATCAATATCTATCAATCCCCGTTTCGCCTCATCAAGAAACGACTTGGCCGTTCTCTATGCAAGAACGGGACGGATGGAACTTGCATGCAGAGAGTTGGAAACCATTCTCGACTTTGAGCCGGGCAATGAACAGGCCAGGCAAAATCTGGAGATCGCCCGCGCCGGGCTCCATGAATCCACCGGTCCAGCGATACGGCAGAACGGGAAGATCTCTCTTGCCGTGATCGTTAAGAACGGAGAACAGGGCCTCCCCCGCTGTCTCGACTCGGTCAAGGATTTCCTGGATGAGATCGTCATTGTCGATACCGGGTCGGAAGACAAAACCGTTGAAATCGCACGCCGCTACACCGACCGGGTCTACTTACACCCCTGGTCGGACGATTTCAGCGAAGCACGAAATGTATCCATCAATCATGCATCGTCGGAGTGGATTCTGGTCCTTGATGCCGATGAATGGTTCCGCCCGGAAGAGGCCGGAAAACTCCGGGAAATCGTTTCCCGTGCGGAAAGCACAATCACACACTTCTATCTTGACCGGTGGAACCTTGGGGCCGATGGTCAGACCGGTACCGTCATGAGCCTCCCCCGTCTATTTCGGAACCATCTCGCCGGCCGATTCGAGGGAAGGATCCACGAGCAGCTCGTGATCGGGGGGAAGGGGATCCATTGCGGCCTGCACTTCCTGCACGACGGCTACGGACGGGGGGATGACCGGGAACGGGAGAAATATCTTCGCAACTGCCGGATGATCGAACGGGAGATCAACGCCGACCCGGAGAATCCTTTTCATTACCATAACCTCTGTCTCTCCCTGAAGGCCCTCGGAGAAGAAGAAAAAGCGATTGACGCCGGGCATCGGGCCGTTGATCTGGCACGCGCACAGGGGGTACGGCCCCGTTACCTGGTGCAGACCTGCTATGCAGCGGCAACGCACCACTATCTGAAAGGGGAGATGGAAGCCGCCCGGACCTTCGCCGAATCCGCCCGGACCTTCGCCCCCGACCATCCCGACGGATGGTACCTCCTAACCCTGATCGCCGCCGACCAGGGTCCATGGGACGAGTGTATCCGGACGGGAAAACAATTCCTGACCGTTGTGGAAAAACGAAAGGACGGGGCGGTCATAGAACCGGTTCCCGTTTACACCCAGGAACGGGCCCATAACGTCATGGCCATGATCGGCGGGGCCTTCTACCGCCTGGGTAATCCTGCGGAAGGGGATGCCTGGCTGATCCGGGCGATCGAAAGCGGCCGGAAAGATCTTGATTTTATCCGTTCCATCGAGATCTTTTATGACGCGATCGGAGAAACGGAGAAGGCCGGCGTCATCCGGGACGGAATCACCCCCCCGAAAAACGAAGGCAAGAACAGACAAAAAAGCCCGAACCTCTCCCTCTGCATGATCGTGAAAAACGAAGAAGAGATGCTTGCCGGATGCCTGGAGAGCGTGCAGGGACTGGTCGATGAGATCATCATCATTGACACGGGATCCACGGACAAGACCGTTGAGATCGCACGCCGCTATACCGAAAAGATCTTCTCCCATCCCTGGGCCGATGATTTCAGCAAGGCCCGAAACGTATCCATCCATCATGCCACGGGGGAATGGATCCTCGTTCTCGATGCCGATGAAAAGATCTCCGCCAAAGACCATGCGAAAATTCGGGAGGCGCTGAACACCCCCGGCGCCATGGCCTTTGATCTGATTCAACGAAACTACACCCATGACCGGGATGCCTTCGGGTGGCGGCAGAACCGTGGCGCGTATGAAGAAGAAGGAGCCTTTCCCGGTCATTTCGATGTTTCCCTCACCCGCCTGTTCCGGAGAAATCCGAAAATTCGTTTCGTCCATCGGGTCCACGAACGGGTGGAAGAGTCTCTCGATGCAGCGAGCATCCCCCATCCCCTTCTTTCCGTCCCGATCCATCACTTCGGTAAGACCCGAGGAAATGAATTTCTCCACCGGAAACTGGAATACTACCTACATCTGGCCCGGGAAAAACAGAAAGAAGATCCGGCGGACAGCCGGGCCGGTTATGAGATTGGCGGAACCCTTGTCGAACTCGGACGAACGGAGGAAGCCCTGCCATATCTGGAAAGAGCCTGCCGAATCGACCCGGACTTCCGGGAGGCACGGATTCTTCTCGGGATCACCCTGTACCAGTTGGAATCCTATGAAAGAGCCGAACAGGTTTTTGCATCTCTCCCTCCCGGGCAGGAGGATCTTCCCCTTCTGCGGCTCCGGGGTATTGTCTCTCTGCGGCTGCAAAAGGGGGACGCTGCAGAACGGGCCTTTCGTTCCGCGCTGCGTCACGACCCGAAGAACGAAAGCTGCCGGATCGGACTGGCACAGGCAGAAGTCCTTCAGGGAAAGCTGGAGGACGCCGTTACAACCCTGGAGATTGCCCTCCGGGACCATCCGAACTCTCCCCAAGCCCTGAACGATCGGGGCTGTCTCGCCCTTGTGAAAGGAAACCGGCAGGAAGCGGAACGGTTCTTCCGGAATGCCCTCAACGCCGACCCCGGCTACCGGGACGCTGCGGTCAACCTTGATCGGTGCGCCGCCCCTGCCGGAACGGAAGCGGCCGAGATACCGAAGCTCTCCGTCTGCATGATGGTGAAAAATGAAGAAGAGAAGCTCCCTCGTTGTCTCGATTCGATCCGGGGATATGTGGATGAACTGGTCATCGTCGACACCGGCTCCACGGACAGAACGGTGGAGATCGCCCGACGCTACACGGACAAGATCTACTTCCATCCCTGGGAGGGAGATTTTTCGAAGGCACGAAACCAAGCCCTTCAATATGCCGCCGGGGACTGGATCCTTCAGCTCGATGCCGATGAAGTGGTCGATGCCGCCGATGCTCCACGTCTGAAAACCGTAATTCAGGAGGTTCCGGAAGAGATCACGCACCAGGATGTGGAAATTCTCAACTACGACAGCGAAGGGATCGTCAACGCGACCATTCATTATCCCCGCCTCTTCCGGAACGGCATGGGCTTTCACTACGAAGGAATCGTCCACAACCAGATCCGGATTGAGGGCCGGAGAATCTCCTCAGGAATCCGGATCCACCACTACGGCTATGCCCTTTCTCCCGGGAAGATGGAGGCAAAGCGGGACCGGACGATCGAGTTGCTGCAAAAGCAGATCGCCGCCGACCCCGAAAATCCCTGGCCCCACCATAATCTTTGTCTCTCCTTTTCCATGGCGAAGATGAATGCGAAAGCGGTCGAGGCCGGAGAAGAGGCGTATCGGCTGGCCCGACAGCAAGGAATCTTTCCGCCCTGGCTCTATTATGGACGCTACGTGGTCGCCGCCACACTCTGTGCCGATGGGGACTACGACCGGGCCATCGCGGTTGCACGGGAGTGCATGGAACAAAACCCGGAGCATCTCGACTCCTGTTATTTGATCATGCTCGCAGCCTACCAGATCGACGATTTTCCAACCGTCCGGGAGATGGGAGACCGCTATCTCAGGCTTCTGGAAAAATATTCCAGAGAGGGAATCCCCGCCGACGTTCCTCTTGGAACCCTCGAGTTCAAACCCAGGGCTCTAAAGATGCTCGGTCATGCCTCTTTTGCCCTGGGAGAAAAAGAAAGAGCCGCCCGGCTGTTTCAGGACTACCTTCAAGAAGATATGAAGAACCCCATCCGTTATCGGGAGATCGGGCTCTTCTACCACGGACAGGGCGAAACGGAAACCGCCCGGGGCCACTATGAGAAGCATCTCACCCTCGACCCGGAAGACACGTATATTCTGAAAGCCGTTGCCGATTGTCTCACCCGGGAAGGAGATGGCAACAACGCTTCAGCATACTACCAAAAGGCACTGGACCTTGACCCGTCGGACAAGGAGGCTGAATACCTTCTGGAACAGATCCGGACACCGGCAGGCATGTAA